One segment of Cryptococcus neoformans var. grubii H99 chromosome 2, complete sequence DNA contains the following:
- a CDS encoding DNA binding protein Ncp1, variant, giving the protein MDRLSSKPVDESTRQPSNITSATPQPVDEVAEKNTMAIIPANSENDIILANRATGLNLNERPASRNTRRSSRGNGIKGVSDYVDQDGDRTSVNRGENGTNPGLESVLNADPKHFRDETYDDNERPAMNLRPSRSYIKPIPIVTTYEPQLPDGASSVKRRSVIESTRSPSYKRASSRAASIDNEPQQKPMSPRRQGSKAGSVRSNTYPADTRPNGYENQPPRPVSRTASARNRHFDEAGAAGVGAAAGGLAVGEFVSQQRQRELQGGNSRRNSGIALQDSGPVPRTTTFEEPSDNQQGPGRTLSPRPQSAFGHRPQPQLLAINEGQGDYQQQDGRDSRAGVLGRNGTVMSRANTLGRNGNLSRGANGGTVGSRKGAFGRGAGASIGTQPEEVLGRDDIHTRAELSERILDDATLHRLSTMEKKDARRLTKIIKKEAKTEAQAVQTSIKELERLCSLQKEAATAERKSQLRLTKWTTREHKARMRFLKEKERYEKIEGELRNAENDFEERRDHAAGLTAQVAEKTQDLDDLRAQKAADDREREVKILALKNPAHS; this is encoded by the exons ATGGATAGACTTTCTAGTAAACCCGTCGACGAATCCACCCGACAACCGTCCAATATTACCTCCGCTACCCCCCAGCCCGTTGACGAAGTGGCCGAGAAGAATACTATGGCAATTATCCCTGCCAACTCTGAGAATGATATTATACTGGCCAACAGGGCCACGGGTCTCAACCTCAACGAGAGGCCAGCCAGCCGAAACACTCGCCGCAGCTCCCGTGGGAATGGGATTAAAG GTGTATCAGATTACGTTGATCAGGATGGAGACAGGACCTCTGTGAACCGTGGCGAAAACGGTACCAACCCTGGGCTGGAATCTGTTCTGAATGCGGATCCCAAGCACTTTAGAGATGAGACATATGATGATAATGAAAGACCTGC CATGAATTTGCGCCCTTCTAGGTCTTACATCAAACCTATTCCTATCGTCACGACTTACGAACCTCAACTTCCCGACGGCGCATCATCTGTCAAGCGAAGGTCGGTTATTGAATCTACTCGGTCTCCCAGTTACAAACGTGCTTCTTCTCGCGCCGCCTCCATTGACAACGAGCCTCAGCAGAAGCCCATGAGCCCTAGGCGTCAAGGTTCCAAGGCTGGTTCCGTCCGTTCTAATACCTATCCTGCCGATACTCGTCCCAATGGCTATGAGAATCAACCCCCTCGTCCTGTTTCCAGGACCGCCTCTGCACGCAACCGTCACTTTGACGAGGCTGGGGCTGCTGGAGTTGGCGCTGCCGCTGGAGGGCTTGCGGTTGGTGAATTTGTCTCTCAGCAACGTCAGCGAGAGCTTCAAGGAGGCAATTCGAGGCGTAATAGTGGAATTGCCTTGCAGGATAGCGGACCTGTGCCTCGCACTACGACCTTTGAGGAGCCTTCCGACAATCAGCAAGGTCCTGGACGAACTTTATCACCTCGTCCTCAATCCGCCTTTGGTCATCGTCCCCAGCCTCAACTGCTGGCAATCAATGAGGGCCAGGGTGATTATCAACAGCAAGACGGTAGGGATTCTAGAGCGGGTGTCCTCGGTAGGAACGGTACAGTCATGAGTCGAGCCAATACTCTGGGGAGGAACGGGAATTTGTCGAGAGGTGCCAATGGAGGGACAGTTGGCAGCCGAAAAGGCGCCTTCGGTAGAGGCGCCGGCGCTAGCATTGGCACTCAACCTGAGGAGGTCCTGGGCAGGGA TGACATCCATACTCGTGCTGAACTTTCAGAAAGAATTCTTGATGATGccactcttcatcgcctttCCACCATGG agaagaaggatgctCGTCGCTTGACGAAGATCATCAAAAAGGAAGCTAAAACTGAAGCACAAGCCGTTCAGACCTCTATCAAGGAGCTCGAGCGCCTCTGCAGCCTTCAGAAGGAGGCTGCTACTGCTGAACGCAAGTCTCAGCTTCGTCTTACTAAATGGACAACAAGAGAACACAAAGCCAGGATGCGATttttgaaagagaaagagaggtATGAAAAGATTGAAGGCGAGTTGAGGAATGCCGAAAATGATTTCGAGGAGCGAAGGGATCATGCGGCGGGGTTGACAGCCCAGGTTGCTGAGAAG ACACAAGATCTTGATGATCTGCGAGCTCAGAAAGCCGCGGACGACCGTGAGCGAGAAGTCAAG
- a CDS encoding DNA binding protein Ncp1, translating to MDRLSSKPVDESTRQPSNITSATPQPVDEVAEKNTMAIIPANSENDIILANRATGLNLNERPASRNTRRSSRGNGIKGGAGQGVWNLEDGETNGGKGVSDYVDQDGDRTSVNRGENGTNPGLESVLNADPKHFRDETYDDNERPAMNLRPSRSYIKPIPIVTTYEPQLPDGASSVKRRSVIESTRSPSYKRASSRAASIDNEPQQKPMSPRRQGSKAGSVRSNTYPADTRPNGYENQPPRPVSRTASARNRHFDEAGAAGVGAAAGGLAVGEFVSQQRQRELQGGNSRRNSGIALQDSGPVPRTTTFEEPSDNQQGPGRTLSPRPQSAFGHRPQPQLLAINEGQGDYQQQDGRDSRAGVLGRNGTVMSRANTLGRNGNLSRGANGGTVGSRKGAFGRGAGASIGTQPEEVLGRDDIHTRAELSERILDDATLHRLSTMEKKDARRLTKIIKKEAKTEAQAVQTSIKELERLCSLQKEAATAERKSQLRLTKWTTREHKARMRFLKEKERYEKIEGELRNAENDFEERRDHAAGLTAQVAEKTQDLDDLRAQKAADDREREVKILALKNPAHS from the exons ATGGATAGACTTTCTAGTAAACCCGTCGACGAATCCACCCGACAACCGTCCAATATTACCTCCGCTACCCCCCAGCCCGTTGACGAAGTGGCCGAGAAGAATACTATGGCAATTATCCCTGCCAACTCTGAGAATGATATTATACTGGCCAACAGGGCCACGGGTCTCAACCTCAACGAGAGGCCAGCCAGCCGAAACACTCGCCGCAGCTCCCGTGGGAATGGGATTAAAGGTGGGGCTGGGCAAGGAGTTTGGAACCTCGAAGACGGAGAAACTAACGGAGGTAAAGGTGTATCAGATTACGTTGATCAGGATGGAGACAGGACCTCTGTGAACCGTGGCGAAAACGGTACCAACCCTGGGCTGGAATCTGTTCTGAATGCGGATCCCAAGCACTTTAGAGATGAGACATATGATGATAATGAAAGACCTGC CATGAATTTGCGCCCTTCTAGGTCTTACATCAAACCTATTCCTATCGTCACGACTTACGAACCTCAACTTCCCGACGGCGCATCATCTGTCAAGCGAAGGTCGGTTATTGAATCTACTCGGTCTCCCAGTTACAAACGTGCTTCTTCTCGCGCCGCCTCCATTGACAACGAGCCTCAGCAGAAGCCCATGAGCCCTAGGCGTCAAGGTTCCAAGGCTGGTTCCGTCCGTTCTAATACCTATCCTGCCGATACTCGTCCCAATGGCTATGAGAATCAACCCCCTCGTCCTGTTTCCAGGACCGCCTCTGCACGCAACCGTCACTTTGACGAGGCTGGGGCTGCTGGAGTTGGCGCTGCCGCTGGAGGGCTTGCGGTTGGTGAATTTGTCTCTCAGCAACGTCAGCGAGAGCTTCAAGGAGGCAATTCGAGGCGTAATAGTGGAATTGCCTTGCAGGATAGCGGACCTGTGCCTCGCACTACGACCTTTGAGGAGCCTTCCGACAATCAGCAAGGTCCTGGACGAACTTTATCACCTCGTCCTCAATCCGCCTTTGGTCATCGTCCCCAGCCTCAACTGCTGGCAATCAATGAGGGCCAGGGTGATTATCAACAGCAAGACGGTAGGGATTCTAGAGCGGGTGTCCTCGGTAGGAACGGTACAGTCATGAGTCGAGCCAATACTCTGGGGAGGAACGGGAATTTGTCGAGAGGTGCCAATGGAGGGACAGTTGGCAGCCGAAAAGGCGCCTTCGGTAGAGGCGCCGGCGCTAGCATTGGCACTCAACCTGAGGAGGTCCTGGGCAGGGA TGACATCCATACTCGTGCTGAACTTTCAGAAAGAATTCTTGATGATGccactcttcatcgcctttCCACCATGG agaagaaggatgctCGTCGCTTGACGAAGATCATCAAAAAGGAAGCTAAAACTGAAGCACAAGCCGTTCAGACCTCTATCAAGGAGCTCGAGCGCCTCTGCAGCCTTCAGAAGGAGGCTGCTACTGCTGAACGCAAGTCTCAGCTTCGTCTTACTAAATGGACAACAAGAGAACACAAAGCCAGGATGCGATttttgaaagagaaagagaggtATGAAAAGATTGAAGGCGAGTTGAGGAATGCCGAAAATGATTTCGAGGAGCGAAGGGATCATGCGGCGGGGTTGACAGCCCAGGTTGCTGAGAAG ACACAAGATCTTGATGATCTGCGAGCTCAGAAAGCCGCGGACGACCGTGAGCGAGAAGTCAAG